A single region of the Anaerobranca californiensis DSM 14826 genome encodes:
- the tpiA gene encoding triose-phosphate isomerase gives MRKPIIAGNWKMHKTSSETREFIQELLNNFTGLDDVEVVVCPPFTSLEGASTLLKGSNIKLGAQNVHYEKSGAFTGEIAPDMLKDLGVDYCIIGHSERRQYFGETDETVNKKVKAVLEVGIIPIMCVGETLSERENGETESVCKRQVVEGLKGLTAEEIKKVVIAYEPVWAIGTGKSATKEDADETIGFIRKVIEEIAGKEVADAIRIQYGGSVKPENITSYMEMPQIDGALVGGASLQVKSFLEIAKF, from the coding sequence ATGAGAAAACCTATTATAGCTGGTAATTGGAAAATGCACAAAACCAGCTCTGAAACTAGGGAGTTTATTCAAGAGTTATTAAATAATTTTACAGGGTTAGATGATGTAGAAGTAGTTGTTTGTCCTCCTTTTACCAGTTTGGAAGGGGCATCTACTTTATTAAAGGGAAGTAATATTAAATTAGGGGCACAAAACGTCCATTATGAAAAAAGTGGTGCATTTACTGGAGAAATAGCCCCTGATATGTTAAAGGATCTTGGGGTAGACTATTGTATAATAGGGCATTCAGAAAGACGTCAATATTTTGGTGAAACCGATGAAACTGTCAACAAAAAGGTAAAAGCAGTTTTAGAGGTGGGTATTATACCGATAATGTGTGTGGGTGAAACATTATCTGAAAGGGAAAATGGGGAAACTGAATCGGTTTGTAAAAGACAAGTTGTTGAAGGTTTAAAAGGCTTGACAGCTGAAGAGATTAAAAAAGTGGTAATTGCCTACGAGCCTGTTTGGGCAATCGGTACTGGTAAATCCGCTACTAAAGAAGATGCCGATGAAACAATAGGATTTATCAGAAAGGTTATAGAAGAAATAGCTGGAAAAGAAGTGGCTGATGCCATCAGAATTCAATATGGCGGCAGTGTGAAACCGGAAAATATCACTTCTTATATGGAGATGCCCCAAATTGATGGAGCTTTAGTGGGAGGAGCATCTTTACAAGTTAAATCATTTTTAGAAATAGCAAAATTTTAG
- the secG gene encoding preprotein translocase subunit SecG yields MGSLELVLKILHALLAIALVVGVLMQSGKSAGLSGAIGGQHSFGKTKTLNEKLSKITTYVAILFVVSSIVLSFVLGR; encoded by the coding sequence GTGGGGAGTTTGGAATTAGTTTTAAAAATATTACACGCCCTATTAGCTATTGCCTTGGTTGTCGGTGTACTAATGCAATCAGGTAAAAGTGCTGGTCTTTCTGGAGCTATTGGAGGTCAACATAGTTTTGGAAAAACTAAAACTTTGAATGAAAAACTTTCAAAAATAACTACTTATGTAGCTATTCTCTTTGTAGTTAGTTCTATAGTTTTAAGTTTTGTATTAGGGCGATAA
- a CDS encoding phosphoglycerate kinase, whose translation MNKMTVRDIDPQGKRVFVRVDFNVPMADGEITDDTRIRAALPTINYLIEKGAKVILASHLGRPKGEFNPKYSLKKVGEKLSGYLNKEVKVTETVVGDDVKEAIAAMNNGDVILLENVRFMAGEEKNDLELAKQMADLADIFVNDAFGAAHRAHSSTAGIAQFLPAVAGFLMEKEIQMLGNAVDNPERPFVAIIGGAKVSDKIGVIENLLNKVDTLIIGGGMANTFLKAQGYELGKSLVEEDKIELAKELLEKAIAKKVELLLPVDLVVADKFDPNADSKVVAIDQIPADWMALDIGPKTVQLFADRIAGAKTVVWNGPMGVFEMDAFAKGTEGVAKALADSNGITIVGGGDSAAAVEKVGLADKMSHISTGGGASLEYLEGKVLPGVECLKDK comes from the coding sequence ATGAATAAAATGACCGTTAGAGATATTGATCCTCAAGGTAAAAGGGTTTTTGTAAGGGTAGATTTTAACGTACCTATGGCTGATGGGGAAATAACCGATGATACAAGGATTAGAGCTGCCCTTCCTACTATTAATTATTTAATTGAAAAAGGAGCTAAAGTAATTTTAGCTTCCCATTTAGGTAGACCTAAGGGAGAGTTTAACCCCAAATACAGCTTGAAAAAAGTAGGGGAAAAATTATCGGGGTATTTAAATAAAGAAGTAAAAGTCACCGAGACGGTAGTAGGTGATGATGTTAAAGAAGCCATCGCTGCTATGAATAATGGTGATGTTATTTTACTAGAAAATGTAAGATTTATGGCCGGTGAAGAGAAAAACGATTTAGAACTTGCTAAACAAATGGCAGACCTTGCTGATATCTTTGTCAATGATGCCTTTGGTGCAGCCCACAGAGCCCATTCCTCAACGGCAGGTATTGCCCAGTTTTTACCTGCAGTAGCCGGTTTCTTAATGGAAAAAGAAATCCAAATGTTAGGAAATGCCGTTGATAATCCAGAAAGGCCTTTTGTTGCCATTATCGGTGGAGCAAAGGTAAGTGATAAAATTGGGGTTATTGAAAACCTCTTAAATAAAGTAGATACATTGATAATCGGCGGAGGTATGGCTAATACATTCTTAAAAGCACAAGGGTATGAACTAGGTAAATCCTTAGTTGAAGAAGATAAAATTGAATTAGCCAAAGAGCTATTAGAAAAAGCTATAGCTAAAAAGGTAGAGCTTTTATTACCAGTTGATCTAGTAGTTGCCGATAAATTTGACCCTAATGCCGATTCCAAAGTAGTAGCTATTGATCAAATTCCTGCCGATTGGATGGCTTTAGATATCGGACCTAAAACAGTTCAGTTATTTGCCGATAGAATAGCTGGAGCAAAAACTGTCGTTTGGAACGGACCTATGGGAGTTTTTGAAATGGATGCCTTTGCAAAGGGAACTGAAGGTGTGGCAAAAGCTTTAGCAGATAGTAATGGAATTACCATCGTTGGTGGCGGAGATTCTGCTGCTGCTGTAGAAAAAGTAGGTTTAGCCGATAAAATGAGCCACATTTCTACCGGTGGTGGAGCTTCTCTAGAATATCTAGAAGGTAAAGTATTGCCCGGTGTAGAGTGCTTAAAAGATAAGTAG
- the eno gene encoding phosphopyruvate hydratase — MSRIYEVYAREVLDSRGNPTVEVEVVLEDGTVGRAMVPSGASTGAYEAVELRDGDKNRYLGKGVQKAVANVNEIIAPALEDADALDQTYIDNLLIELDGTPNKGKLGANAILGVSMAVARAAAAYLDLPLYKYLGGVNAKTLPVPMMNILNGGAHADNNVDIQEFMVMPVGAESFKEALRMGAEIFHNLKAVLKSKGLNTAVGDEGGFAPNLESNEAALKVIMEAIEKAGYVPGKDVVLALDVAATEIYKDGKYHLAGEGIVKTSEEMIDFYAQLVEKYPIVSIEDGLAEDDWDGWVKFTERLGHKLQIVGDDLFVTNTKKLAEGIERKAANSILIKLNQIGTITETLDAIEMAKRAGYTCIISHRSGETEDSTIADLAVATNAGQIKTGAPSRTDRVAKYNQLLRIEDELDITAKYPGLTTFYNLR; from the coding sequence ATGAGTAGAATTTATGAAGTTTATGCTAGAGAAGTTTTAGACTCAAGGGGTAATCCTACTGTAGAAGTTGAAGTGGTTTTAGAAGATGGTACTGTAGGTAGAGCAATGGTTCCATCAGGTGCTTCAACTGGTGCCTATGAAGCAGTAGAGTTAAGGGATGGGGATAAAAACCGTTATTTAGGTAAAGGTGTCCAAAAGGCAGTTGCTAATGTAAATGAAATCATTGCCCCTGCGTTAGAAGATGCCGATGCTTTAGATCAAACATATATCGACAATTTATTGATTGAATTAGATGGTACACCAAACAAAGGTAAATTAGGTGCAAATGCTATTTTAGGTGTATCTATGGCAGTTGCTAGAGCGGCAGCGGCATATTTAGATTTACCCCTTTACAAATATCTTGGTGGAGTAAATGCTAAAACTTTACCGGTTCCAATGATGAATATTTTAAATGGTGGAGCCCATGCCGATAACAATGTAGATATTCAAGAATTTATGGTAATGCCAGTTGGTGCAGAATCCTTTAAAGAAGCCTTAAGAATGGGTGCTGAAATTTTCCATAATCTAAAAGCAGTTCTAAAATCTAAAGGGTTAAATACTGCAGTAGGTGATGAAGGTGGCTTTGCCCCTAACTTAGAATCTAACGAAGCTGCCTTAAAAGTTATTATGGAAGCTATTGAAAAAGCTGGATATGTACCTGGTAAAGATGTTGTACTTGCCCTAGATGTTGCAGCTACTGAAATTTATAAAGATGGCAAATATCACTTAGCAGGGGAAGGAATTGTTAAAACTTCTGAAGAAATGATCGACTTCTATGCCCAATTAGTTGAAAAATATCCAATCGTTTCTATTGAAGATGGTCTTGCTGAAGATGATTGGGATGGCTGGGTAAAATTCACTGAAAGATTAGGACATAAGTTACAAATCGTTGGTGATGATTTATTTGTAACAAATACTAAAAAATTAGCAGAAGGTATTGAAAGAAAAGCTGCTAACTCTATCTTAATTAAGCTTAACCAAATTGGTACTATTACTGAAACATTAGATGCTATTGAAATGGCTAAAAGGGCAGGTTATACTTGCATAATTTCTCACCGTTCTGGTGAAACTGAAGATTCAACTATTGCAGACTTGGCAGTTGCTACCAATGCTGGTCAAATCAAAACCGGTGCACCTTCTAGAACTGACAGGGTAGCGAAATACAACCAATTATTGAGAATTGAAGATGAATTAGATATCACTGCGAAATATCCAGGTTTAACAACTTTCTATAACTTAAGATAA
- the gpmI gene encoding 2,3-bisphosphoglycerate-independent phosphoglycerate mutase, producing MNVPKPVVLMILDGWAINNEEQGNAIRQANTPFYNKFKGEYPNTVLAASGLSVGLPEGQMGNSEVGHLNIGAGRVVYQELTRITKSIEDGDFYQNPELNASIENCLQHNTPLHLMGLLSDGGVHSYINHLFALVELAKNKGVKEVYIHGILDGRDVPPKSAKTYVKQLEEKLQEIGLGKIATISGRYYSMDRDKRWERTKLAYDLYVKGEGLKATTALEAIESAYDRDETDEFVKPTFIEGGSTIGDNHSVIFFNFRPDRARQITWAFVDPNFTGFERNPYPKVHYTCFTQYDEALDVPVAFKPQSITNTLGEVLAKNGKKQLRIAETEKYAHVTFFFNGGVEVANENEERILIPSPKVATYDLAPEMSAYGVTDRVLEEIEKGEHDFILVNYANPDMVGHTGVMEAAIKACEVVDECMSKVIPKVLEKGGVVLLTSDHGNADQMVDPTTGKPHTAHTSNPVPFILAGVGNVQLKEGALCDIAPTVLKIMGIEKPVEMTGKPLY from the coding sequence ATGAATGTACCCAAACCAGTAGTACTTATGATTTTAGATGGATGGGCTATAAATAATGAAGAACAAGGTAATGCAATTAGACAAGCAAACACTCCTTTTTATAACAAATTTAAAGGGGAATATCCCAATACCGTATTAGCTGCTAGTGGTTTGAGTGTCGGACTTCCTGAAGGTCAGATGGGTAATTCAGAAGTAGGACACTTAAACATTGGAGCAGGAAGGGTAGTCTATCAAGAATTGACTAGAATTACTAAATCCATCGAAGATGGAGATTTCTATCAAAATCCTGAGTTAAATGCTAGTATAGAAAATTGTTTACAACATAACACACCCCTTCACCTCATGGGCTTGTTATCTGATGGTGGTGTACACAGCTATATCAATCATTTATTTGCTTTAGTAGAATTGGCGAAAAATAAAGGGGTAAAAGAAGTATACATCCATGGTATTTTAGATGGTAGGGACGTACCACCTAAAAGTGCAAAAACCTATGTAAAGCAATTAGAAGAGAAATTGCAAGAAATAGGTTTAGGGAAAATTGCTACTATCAGTGGAAGATACTATTCTATGGATAGGGATAAACGTTGGGAACGGACAAAATTGGCCTATGATTTATATGTTAAGGGTGAAGGGCTTAAGGCAACTACAGCTTTAGAAGCTATAGAAAGTGCCTATGACAGGGATGAAACCGATGAATTTGTTAAACCTACCTTCATAGAAGGTGGCAGTACCATCGGTGACAACCATTCAGTTATTTTCTTTAACTTTAGGCCTGACAGGGCTAGACAAATAACTTGGGCCTTTGTAGATCCAAATTTTACAGGTTTTGAAAGGAATCCTTATCCAAAAGTACACTATACCTGCTTTACCCAATATGATGAAGCATTAGATGTACCAGTGGCCTTTAAACCCCAAAGTATAACCAATACTTTAGGTGAAGTATTGGCAAAAAATGGGAAAAAGCAACTCAGAATAGCTGAAACAGAAAAATATGCCCATGTTACCTTCTTCTTTAATGGAGGGGTAGAGGTGGCTAACGAAAATGAGGAAAGGATCTTAATTCCTTCACCTAAAGTTGCCACTTATGACCTCGCCCCTGAAATGAGTGCATATGGGGTAACAGATAGGGTTTTAGAAGAAATAGAAAAGGGAGAGCATGATTTCATTTTAGTAAACTATGCTAATCCCGATATGGTTGGACATACTGGAGTTATGGAAGCTGCTATTAAAGCATGTGAAGTTGTTGATGAATGTATGTCTAAGGTCATTCCTAAGGTTCTAGAAAAAGGCGGGGTTGTGTTATTAACCTCTGACCATGGCAATGCAGATCAAATGGTGGATCCTACCACCGGTAAACCCCATACAGCCCACACTTCCAACCCAGTACCCTTCATTTTAGCTGGTGTTGGTAATGTCCAATTAAAAGAAGGGGCCTTATGCGATATAGCTCCTACTGTGTTAAAAATTATGGGAATAGAAAAACCTGTGGAAATGACAGGAAAGCCATTATATTAA